One part of the Numenius arquata unplaced genomic scaffold, bNumArq3.hap1.1 HAP1_SCAFFOLD_1548, whole genome shotgun sequence genome encodes these proteins:
- the LOC141478566 gene encoding lens fiber membrane intrinsic protein-like: MPTGGGLLCGASGLALLLAATATHFWLQRRAPGGTASLGLWHVCLGGHCHPQPGTPALWEATRVLMLLSVLTAAAGLALGLSVVASAARRVRARVAGLTLLLAGLLALLGLAVYTAGTLSLLGPARTAWRFSWSYILGWVAVVLTASAGLFHLCAAAKDPSPESSEVPSA; the protein is encoded by the exons ATGCCGACGGGCGGGGGGCTGCTGTGCGGGGCCAGTGGCCTGGCCCTGCTCCTGGCCGCCACCGCCACCCACTTCTGGCTGCAGCGCCGGGCGCCCGGGGGCACCGCCAGCCTCGGGCTGTGGCACGTCTGCCTCGGGGGACACTGCCacccccagcccggcaccccTG ccttaTGGGAGGCCACGCGGGTGCTGATGCTGCTCTCGGTGCTCACCGCCGCTGCTGGCCTCGCCCTGGGGCTCTCCGTTGTGGCCAGCGCTGCCCGGCGGGTGCGTGCCCGCGTGGCCGGCCtcaccctgctcctggctg GTCTGCTGGCGCTGCTGGGGCTGGCGGTGTACACAGCCGGCACGCTGAGCCTCCTGGGGCCGGCCCGCACCGCCTGGCGCTTCTCCTGGTCCTACATCCTGGGCTGGGTCGCCGTCGTCCTCACCGCCTCGGCAG ggCTTTTCCACCTCTGTGCTGCCGCCAAGGACCCATCTCCGGAGAGCTCTGAAGTGCCGAGTGCCTGA